ATTATTCCTTCTTTAATTATATCATTTTTTAAAAATATAAAAAGGTATGTATATAGCAAAAATATTGCAAAATACATACCTTTCCATCTAGTTAATCTTGTTTAAAATAAAAGCTTTGTGATCGATTATCGTCGCTTCCCGCAATATATTTTATTTTATAGCTCAATAGCTTTTCCTGTTTCGCTTGATTTAAACGCAGCTTCTATTATCGAGTAAACTCTTTTTACTTCATCTGGTTTTACTATAAGCTCTGCTTTTCCTTCGATCGTATCGCGGACATTTGCATAAAACTCTATCCACTCCGTATCTACATTTGGAAGCTCAAAATGATCTTTTACTTCTTCCGGCCTCGGCGCAAATGTACGGGTCGGTCCTGCTGTTGTCTCTACTATTTCCGCATCAAATCTGTCGGCAAGCTTATTTAGCTTGACAATTTCGCCATGCCCTTCAAAATCATCTACTACCAATGTCCCTTTGTCTCCTCCAACAAACCATCTCGGTAACGGCTTTAGACAAAATGTTCCAACTTCTATTTGTGCAGATAACCCATTGTCAAATTTCATCAATAGCTTGAAATAGTCGTCCACATCTTTGTTTAATACGCTAAATAGTTCAGCGTACACTCTAACTACTTTATTGGGAATCATATACAGAATCTGGTCTATAAGGTGGACACCCCAATCTAAAAGCATCCCACCGCCGCACTCTTTTTTATTCCTCCAACCGTAAATCAATCCACCTGCACCGTGTACTCTGCTTTCGATTGTATATACATCACCAATCATGCCTAATTCTATAGCCTTTTTTACTTTATTAAAGTCTTTATCCCATCTGCGGTTTTGATGTACTGTAAATACTACATTATTCTTTCCTGCAGCCTCTATTATTTCATCTATTTCCTTCATCGACATTGCAACAGGCTTTTCAACTATGACATTCTTTCCAGCATTGGCTGATGCAACTGCAAGATCCTTATGCACATCGTTGGGAGTTGCGATTAATACAGTATTTACTTCATCATCCTTTAAAAATTTATCCAACTTATCATATCCTCTAAGTCCAGCCTTTTTCGCTACATCGACTTGATATGCATCAATATCGTACGCCGCTACTACATCAACACCTTTAACTTTTGGGGCATTTTTATGATGCCACATTCCCATGCCACCATAGCCTATTATTCCAAGTTTTATTGGCATCTTTCTACCTCCTATTGTGATTAAATAAAAACATTTTATAGACAAGTAGACTCGACTACTTGCCTATGTGAAGTATTTATATGAATTGTTTTAAATGATCATACCCTAATTTCAATCCCTCTTTGACTTTTTCCTCGCTGCCTTCATACAGTGGGTCTTCATGCTCAATGCTTATAACGCCATCGTAACCTATGTCTTTTAGCGCCTTTATAAATCTATCCCAATCTACTTGGCCAAGACCTGGCATTCTAAACCTCCAATAACCCGTTTCACCTTTTTTAGGAAACTGTCTATTAAATACCCCGTACCATTCAAGCTTATCCTTAAAGATTTCAGCGTCTTTCGCATGAACGTGAAATATCCTGTCCTTAAACGCTGGAACAACTTTTAAATAATCTATAAGCTGAAATAAAAGATGCGATGGATCTAAGTTGAGCCCAAAATTCATAGATGGTATCCTTCTAAACATCTCTTCCCAAAGCTCAGGAGTAAATGATATTGTTCCTGGAAGTCCTTCTTTCTGCCAGCCTTCCATAGGGCAATTCTCAATTATAATCTTTACACCTTTGCTCTCTGCATAACCAACAATGTCGCCAAACACTTTTTCAAATTCATCAAAATTCTCCTTCAAATTTTTATTGGGATCTCTCCCTATAAAAGTTCCAACCATAGATGTACCTAACATAACTGCAGCATCAATGCATTTCTTAGTGTGATTATTTATATAAGCTCTTTTTTCAGAATCTGGATCCAAGTTGTTGTCGTAATAAGCCAAAGATGATATAGATAGACCATAATCCTTCATGTATTTCTTTATCTCTTCAGCTTTTTCTTCTGTCAATGTTTCAACATCTATATCACAGCTAGAGTAATCTCTGCTGTTTACCTGTGGCCAACAAGCAATTTCTAAAGATTTAAACCCATTTTCCGATGCCCACTTCGCTTTGTCCTTAAGCTCCATATTTCCAAGGCATACTGTTAAAAATCCAAGATGCATAATTTTATCTCTCCTCACATTTTTTTGATATTGTTAAAGCTTATTTTAGCACTTTCAATAGGCTGTCTTTTGCATATATCCTGTTCGACTATAAACCACTCAACACCAGCCTCTATTGATGCACTTATTATATCTTCAATATTCATAGTTCCTTCGCCAATTTCTGCAAAGTCCCTCGTATCACTTTCCATGTCCTTTAAATGAACCAATGGCACTCTTCCACTGTACTTTTTAATGTACTTAACAGGATCTTCACCTGCATACTTAACCCAATACGTGTCTATCTCCGCTTTTAAAAATTCTGAATCAGTATTTTCATAAATTAGATCTAATCCATATTCGCCATCAAATTTTACAAATTCATGGTTATGGTTGTGATAGCAAAAAATCAATCCTTTATCGGCACATTTTTCTCCAATTTCATTGAAAAGTTTTGAGGCTTCGATGAAATCATCTTTTGTTTCGTATTTATTCCAGGGGCATACAATGTATTTATTTCCTATTTCCAAATTGTACTCTATTTCTTCGTTAAGTCTATTTTTTAAAATTTCTAATCCTATGTGACTTCCAGTAGGAATTAATCCAAGACGTTCAAGGTGTTTTTTTAGTTCTGATGCCTTTAGGCCACCATATCCAGCAAATTCAACACCTTTATATCCTATTTCAGCAACTTTTTCTAAAGTCCCTATAAAATCTTCTTTCATCTCATTTCTTAAGGTATAAAGCTGTAATGACAAAGGTATATCCATATAAATCACCCTATTCGTTAAAATATACTGGCTTACCAGTCTTTGAAGATGTGTATATAGCCTCTAATATCTGTGATACTACATATGCCTCTTCTGGCTTTACAACAGGTTCCGTATTGTTGATGATACTTTCTATCCACAACCTTGCCTCTAAGTCAGCAGCATCTTCTGCCTTTCCTTCGTAAAATGCCACACCACCTGAACTTAAATCGATTTTTGTAGTGTACAATCGTCCATTCATCTCTCCATTGATTCTAAGCCCATCTTTCATGTCTGCTCCACCTTCTGTCCCGCACAACGTCGTCTTTGCTTCATCCACATCAAGGGAATTTAAAGCCCAGCTTGACTCAAGTATAATCGTTGCACCATTTTCCATGGTTATAAAGCCAAAAGCCGAATCTTCAACGGTAAATTTATCCGGGTCCCATGGTCCCCAAGCATTTGCTGCATTTCTTCTTTCTGCCAGTTTATGATAAGTATTGCCAACAACGTATTTAGGCTTATAGTTATTCATCATCCATAATGTAAGATCAAGAGCATGTGTCCCTATATCGATTAACGGGCCTCCTCCTTGCTCTTCTTCGTTTAAAAATACTCCCCATGTAGGAACAGCACGGCGTCTTATTGCATGTGCTTTTGCAAAGTATATTTCTCCAAGTACACCATCTCGACACAATTTATGTAAATATTGTGAGTCAGGTCTAAAACGGTTTTGATATCCTATAGTCAATTTCTTCCCTGTCTTTTTTGCTGCATCTAGCATTCTCTTTGCATCACTAGCAGTCTTTGCCATTGGTTTCTCACACATTACGTGTTTCCCAGATTCCAATGCATCAACCGTTATATCAGCATGTGACTTATTTGGAGTGCAAACATGTACCACATCAATCGTCTTATCTTCCAGCAGTTTTCTATAATCCTTATAAGTTTTTGCACCATCTACGCCGTAGTCTTTCGCAGCTTTTAATGCTCTTTCTTCATCATCATCACAAAACGCCACCATCTCGACATTTTTTAACTTTGATAATGCTGGCATATGTTTTCCACTGGCTATGCCACCACATCCTATTATTCCAACTCTAACTTTTTCTCCCACAAAAATTCCTCCTTCTATTTTACAGTAGACTGCCTTATTATAAGTTCATGCTCTAAAACTATATTCTCTCTATACCCCCCTTTATTTTTTATTTGCTTTATAAGCAACTCCATTGCCGTACAACCGATATCGTATTTAGGCTGGGACACCGTTGTAAGAGATGGATTGTACATTGGAGCAAAACTTATGTTATCAAATCCAACTATAGCAATATCATCAGGAACTTTCAGCCCATTTTCATAACATGCTTTTATAGCACCTATTGCCATGATATCCGATATGGCAAATATTGCTGTTATTTCTTTAAAATCATTTAAGAGACTTTGTGCTGCTCTGAAGCCGCTTTTAAATGAATAATCACCATACCGGATGTAATCAGTATTAAATTCAATTCCAGAGTCCTCCAAAGCTTTTTTATATCCTGCTTCTCTGTGCTTCGTCGACAGAAAATTATTCTTACAGCTTATAAACCCTATATTTTTATGTCCCAATCCTATCAAGTGTTTTACCGCTTTATATGATGCTTTGTAGTTATCTATAGACACATGTGAAACATTAGCACCTTCCTTGTATTCGCAGCACTGCACAACTGCATATTTTTCTCCTATGTCATTAAGCTCTTCCTCATCAATCTCAGGAGCCATAAAAATAACTCCATCAGAAAGCTTATTTTTTAAAAGCTCTAAATACATCCTTTCTCTCTCAATATCAGAATCAGTGTTGCAAAGCATTACACCATATCCATTTTTTTGTGCCACATCTTCTATTCCTTTAACTATTCTGGCATAGAATGGATTTGATATTGCAGGAAGCAGCACAAGTACCATCTTTGTTTCCATTCTACGCAGATTTCTGCCTAAAAGATTGGGGTTGTAGTTTAGTCTTTTTATCACAGACAAAACTTTTTCTCTAGTTTCATCTGAAACGCCAGGTTTGTTATTAAGGACTCTTGATATTGTAGCAACTGAAACACCAGCTTCTTTTGCAACATCTTTTATCGTTATCATAACAACTCCTTCGTAATTGATTACTATGTAGTTTAGGTGAATTTTTAGGAATAATAACTTATTTTTCACTACTGCAAAAACAATTTACGTAACGGATTACATAACAATAGTAAAACAGATTTTGCCATAAGTCAATCCCAATAATTTATCTAGATATTTGATTTAGAATGATATACAACATCTATCATCGAATTTCTTCAAAATACTTCTATTTTATACTAAAACCGAGATTGTCTCAAAATGAAAAGCCATGCCGCTTTAAGCATGACTTTCAAGTTTTCTATTAATTTATTTGAGAAGTTTTTTCATGACTTTACCTGTTGGGCTCTTTGGAAGCTCATTTACAAACTCGAATATTTTAGGTATCTTATATTTTGCCAATTTGTCGTGCAAAAAGCTTTGCAGCTCTTTTCTGTCTGCAGTCTTTCCATCCTCTAGCACGATAAATGCCTTTACTTCCTCACCCTTATATTTATCGCCTACTCCAATTACTGCAGCCTCTTTTACTGCAGGGTGCTCC
The nucleotide sequence above comes from Thermoanaerobacterium sp. CMT5567-10. Encoded proteins:
- a CDS encoding sugar phosphate isomerase/epimerase, with amino-acid sequence MDIPLSLQLYTLRNEMKEDFIGTLEKVAEIGYKGVEFAGYGGLKASELKKHLERLGLIPTGSHIGLEILKNRLNEEIEYNLEIGNKYIVCPWNKYETKDDFIEASKLFNEIGEKCADKGLIFCYHNHNHEFVKFDGEYGLDLIYENTDSEFLKAEIDTYWVKYAGEDPVKYIKKYSGRVPLVHLKDMESDTRDFAEIGEGTMNIEDIISASIEAGVEWFIVEQDICKRQPIESAKISFNNIKKM
- a CDS encoding sugar phosphate isomerase/epimerase, which encodes MHLGFLTVCLGNMELKDKAKWASENGFKSLEIACWPQVNSRDYSSCDIDVETLTEEKAEEIKKYMKDYGLSISSLAYYDNNLDPDSEKRAYINNHTKKCIDAAVMLGTSMVGTFIGRDPNKNLKENFDEFEKVFGDIVGYAESKGVKIIIENCPMEGWQKEGLPGTISFTPELWEEMFRRIPSMNFGLNLDPSHLLFQLIDYLKVVPAFKDRIFHVHAKDAEIFKDKLEWYGVFNRQFPKKGETGYWRFRMPGLGQVDWDRFIKALKDIGYDGVISIEHEDPLYEGSEEKVKEGLKLGYDHLKQFI
- a CDS encoding Gfo/Idh/MocA family protein → MPIKLGIIGYGGMGMWHHKNAPKVKGVDVVAAYDIDAYQVDVAKKAGLRGYDKLDKFLKDDEVNTVLIATPNDVHKDLAVASANAGKNVIVEKPVAMSMKEIDEIIEAAGKNNVVFTVHQNRRWDKDFNKVKKAIELGMIGDVYTIESRVHGAGGLIYGWRNKKECGGGMLLDWGVHLIDQILYMIPNKVVRVYAELFSVLNKDVDDYFKLLMKFDNGLSAQIEVGTFCLKPLPRWFVGGDKGTLVVDDFEGHGEIVKLNKLADRFDAEIVETTAGPTRTFAPRPEEVKDHFELPNVDTEWIEFYANVRDTIEGKAELIVKPDEVKRVYSIIEAAFKSSETGKAIEL
- a CDS encoding LacI family DNA-binding transcriptional regulator translates to MITIKDVAKEAGVSVATISRVLNNKPGVSDETREKVLSVIKRLNYNPNLLGRNLRRMETKMVLVLLPAISNPFYARIVKGIEDVAQKNGYGVMLCNTDSDIERERMYLELLKNKLSDGVIFMAPEIDEEELNDIGEKYAVVQCCEYKEGANVSHVSIDNYKASYKAVKHLIGLGHKNIGFISCKNNFLSTKHREAGYKKALEDSGIEFNTDYIRYGDYSFKSGFRAAQSLLNDFKEITAIFAISDIMAIGAIKACYENGLKVPDDIAIVGFDNISFAPMYNPSLTTVSQPKYDIGCTAMELLIKQIKNKGGYRENIVLEHELIIRQSTVK
- a CDS encoding Gfo/Idh/MocA family protein gives rise to the protein MGEKVRVGIIGCGGIASGKHMPALSKLKNVEMVAFCDDDEERALKAAKDYGVDGAKTYKDYRKLLEDKTIDVVHVCTPNKSHADITVDALESGKHVMCEKPMAKTASDAKRMLDAAKKTGKKLTIGYQNRFRPDSQYLHKLCRDGVLGEIYFAKAHAIRRRAVPTWGVFLNEEEQGGGPLIDIGTHALDLTLWMMNNYKPKYVVGNTYHKLAERRNAANAWGPWDPDKFTVEDSAFGFITMENGATIILESSWALNSLDVDEAKTTLCGTEGGADMKDGLRINGEMNGRLYTTKIDLSSGGVAFYEGKAEDAADLEARLWIESIINNTEPVVKPEEAYVVSQILEAIYTSSKTGKPVYFNE